The Pecten maximus chromosome 12, xPecMax1.1, whole genome shotgun sequence genome includes a region encoding these proteins:
- the LOC117339757 gene encoding cysteine and tyrosine-rich protein 1-like, with amino-acid sequence MAAKWLGLSILLDFICGSLASRCYYGYYRYYSMYPNYYYLSYYCSNGCCGYYYDRKCCNSAGTIAGSVVGAFVCIAVVVGVVVCCWMSKKRARQGVVVQQGRPTNTTVAVVHSQQQHYPPPQPYGQAVQYQPPMPGYPPPQHMNPAYPPPPPMGPVPVGNVHNYPPPPAYPGPQSLTPVGTAPMKPAYMPSH; translated from the exons atGGCGGCCAAGTGGTTGGGACTATCAATACTGCTAGATTTTATTTGTG GAAGTCTAGCGAGTCGCTGTTACTATGGATACTACAGGTATTACTCGATGTACCCCAACTATTACTACCTGTCATATTACTGTAGTAACGGTTGCTGTGGTTACTACTACGACAGAAAATGTTGTAACAG TGCCGGGACGATAGCGGGGTCGGTGGTTGGGGCATTCGTTTGTATAGCAGTCGTCGTGGGAGTAGTCGTTTGTTGCTGGATGAGCAAGAAACGAGCTCGGCAAGGAGTCGTCGTTCAACAAGGACGGCCGACTAATACTACAGTGGCTGTGG TCCATTCACAGCAGCAACACTACCCGCCGCCCCAGCCGTACGGACAGGCAGTACAATACCAGCCTCCTATGCCAGGATACCCACCTCCACAACATATGAACCCCGCCTACCCCCCTCCTCCACCTATGGGACCCGTACCAGTAGGAAATGTCCACAACTACCCACCACCTCCCGCCTACCCAGGCCCTCAAAGCCTTACTCCTGTGGGCACTGCTCCAATGAAACCTGCTTATATGCCCAGCCACTAA